Part of the Terriglobales bacterium genome, GGCCATGATGCGCAGGAGGGTGTCCACGCTCTCAGGGCCGCGCTCGGGATGGACCGCGGTGCGCTGCAGGTCCTTCTTCTTGAGCTGGCGGAAGAGGGCGACATTCCAGCCGCGCAGGGCAGCGAAGGTCTTGGCGGCTTGTGAGCCCTTCACCTTCTCGTAGTGGGCGGCCCAGGCCTTTTCGTCGAAGGGTTGGATCTTGTGGTTTTCTTCCGAGAGGGCCTGGCGGATGCGGAAGCCGAAGGCGATCTCGCAGTCGGCCAGGTGGGCGAGCACCTGCGCCGCCGTCCATTTACCGGGACCGTAGGTGAGTTGCAGGCCGTCCTTGCCCAGGCCGCGGGCCAGCTTGGCGATGCGCTGTTGCGTCGAGCGCAGGACCTTCATGGGTTTCTGGTCACCGAGGAATTCCGCATAGGGATGCATGGTCGTTCCTTTCTGTGGGCGTTCAGCCCAATTCTGCCAGCATGGCTTCCATCTCGGATCTGGCGTGGACGTTGCCGGTGCGCTGGGCGGAGGCGATGCCGTCGGCGAACATCTTGCGGGCCTCGCCGCTGCGGCCGGCGGCGGCCAGCATCTGCGCCGCCATCTGGTAGCCGGCGGTGTAGTCGGGATTGAGTTCGAGCAGCTTCCTGTACTCGGCCAGGGCGGTATCGATCTGCCCCAGCTTGGCGTACTCCATGGCCAGGCCGTAGCGGGCAAAGGCGTCGCCGGGATTCTCGGCCAGGAACTGCTGGAGCATCTCGATGCGGCTGGGCTCGCTCATGGGCAGAGGACAGTTTCGCTTTCGGGGAGGGGCGGCGTCAATCCCGGCGGCTC contains:
- a CDS encoding DinB family protein; protein product: MHPYAEFLGDQKPMKVLRSTQQRIAKLARGLGKDGLQLTYGPGKWTAAQVLAHLADCEIAFGFRIRQALSEENHKIQPFDEKAWAAHYEKVKGSQAAKTFAALRGWNVALFRQLKKKDLQRTAVHPERGPESVDTLLRIMAGHTLNHLAQLEIIEKAHAGKAN
- a CDS encoding tetratricopeptide repeat protein gives rise to the protein MSEPSRIEMLQQFLAENPGDAFARYGLAMEYAKLGQIDTALAEYRKLLELNPDYTAGYQMAAQMLAAAGRSGEARKMFADGIASAQRTGNVHARSEMEAMLAELG